A genome region from Cucumis sativus cultivar 9930 chromosome 4, Cucumber_9930_V3, whole genome shotgun sequence includes the following:
- the LOC101205441 gene encoding probable calcium-binding protein CML49, with the protein MSGYPNQPSGYGYGYGSTGGYGAPPPTAQPYNSSAYGHPQSQTQQPYAPVAAPYGVPSAPYGSAQGEKPPKDKPNQSYGGAGGGHQSYGGAASGGHGYPPPSAYGSPFASLLPSAFPPGTDPSIVACFQVADQDGSGFIDDKELQGVLSSYNQKFSIRTVHLLMYHFTNTNTRKIGPKEFISLFYGLQSWRGIFERFDSDRSGKIDSNELREALLSLGFAVSPMVLDLLVSKFDKSGGKSKAIEYDNFIECCLTVKGLTEKFKEKDTTYSGSATFSYEAFMLTVLPFLIA; encoded by the exons atgtCAGGTTACCCAAATCAACCATCAGGTTACGGTTACGGCTACGGCAGCACCGGTGGCTACGGAGCTCCACCACCGACTGCTCAGCCTTACAATTCTTCAGCTTACGGACATCCACAGTCCCAGACTCAGCAGCCGTACGCTCCGGTGGCCGCGCCATATGGCGTACCGTCCGCACCGTACGGGTCAGCTCAGGGCGAAAAACCGCCCAAGGACAAGCCTAATCAGTCGTACGGCGGTGCCGGTGGTGGTCATCAGTCTTACGGCGGAGCAGCCAGTGGTGGTCATGGTTATCCACCTCCTTCTGCTTATGGAAGCCCTTTTGCTTCACTCTTGCCATCGGCTTTTCCGCCTGGTACTGATCCGAGCATCGTTGCTTGTTTTCAAGTAGCCGATCAGGATGGTAGTGGGTTTATTGATGATAAGGAGTTGCAAGGTGTTCTATCATCGTATAATCAGAAGTTTAGCATCAGAACTGTTCATCTTCTTATGTACCATTTCACCAACACGAATACCAGGAAGATCG GACCTAAGGAGTTCATTTCTCTGTTTTATGGACTTCAGAGCTGGAGG GGTATTTTTGAGAGGTTTGATTCAGACAGAAGTGGAAAAATTGATTCCAATGAGTTGCGAGAAGCACTTTTGAGTTTGGGCTTTGCAGTCTCACCAATGGTCTTGGACTTGCTGGTGTCTAAGTTTGACAAAAGTGGTGGGAAAAGCAAGGCCATTGAATACGATAATTTTATCGA GTGTTGTCTTACTGTCAAG GGATTGACTGAAAAATTCAAGGAAAAGGACACTACATACTCTGGTTCTGCAACCTTCAGTTATGAGGCTTTCATGTTGACTGTCTTACCATTTCTCATTGCCTGA